The following is a genomic window from Crossiella equi.
CGCCGAGGCCATCCAGCAGCTGCTGGGCACCTTCGACGTCGACGCCGAGGCCGACAAGCTGCGCGAGACGATCAAGAACGGCAAGGGGCAGAAGAAGCTCCGCGCCCTGAAGCGTCTCAAGGTCGTCGCCGCGTTCCAGGCCACCCGGAACAACCCGCAGGGCATGGTCCTGGACTGCGTCCCGGTCATCCCGCCGGACCTGCGCCCGATGGTGCAGCTCGACGGTGGCCGCTTCGCGACCTCCGACCTGAACGACCTGTACCGCCGCGTCATCAACCGGAACAACCGCCTCAAGCGACTGATCGACCTCGGCGCGCCCGAGATCATCGTCAACAACGAGAAGCGGATGCTCCAGGAGGCCGTCGACGCGCTGTTCGACAACGGCCGCCGCGGCCGTCCGGTCACCGGGCCGGGGAACCGCCCGCTGAAGTCGCTGTCCGACCTGCTGAAGGGCAAGCAGGGCCGGTTCCGCCAGAACCTGCTCGGCAAGCGCGTCGACTACTCCGGCCGTTCGGTCATCGTGGTCGGCCCGCAGCTCAAGCTGCACCAGTGCGGTCTGCCCAAGCAGATGGCGCTGGAGCTCTTCAAGCCGTTCGTGATGAAGCGGCTGGTCGACCTGAACCACGCGCAGAACATCAAGTCCGCCAAGCGGATGGTGGAGCGCCAGCGCCCGCAGGTGTGGGACGTCCTCGAAGAGGTCATCACCGAGCACCCCGTGCTGCTGAACCGCGCGCCCACGCTGCACCGCCTCGGCATCCAGGCCTTCGAGCCGCAGCTGGTGGAAGGCAAGGCCATCCAGCTGCACCCGCTGGTCTGCGAGGCGTTCAACGCGGACTTCGACGGCGACCAGATGGCGGTGCACCTGCCGCTGTCCGCCGAGGCGCAGGCCGAGGCCCGCATCCTCATGCTGTCCAGCAACAACATCCTCTCGCCCGCCTCCGGGCGGCCGCTGGCGATGCCGCGTCTGGACATGGTCACCGGTCTGTTCCACCTCACCAAGCTGCGTGAGGGCGCCAACGGCGAGGGCGGGGCGTACTCCTCCCCGGCCGAGGCGATCATGGCCTACGACCTGGGTGCGCTGCACCTGCAGGCCAAGGTCAAGATCCGCCTGACCGACCGGCTGCCCGCCCGCGGCATGGAGCCCGAGGGCTGGGAGCCCGGTCAGTCCTGGCTGGCCGAGACCACCCTGGGCCGCGTGCTCTTCAACGACCTGCTGCCGGCGGACTACCCGTTCATCAACCGCCAGCTGCCGAAGAAGAGCCAGGCCGAGATCATCAACGACCTCGCCGAGCGGTACCCGATGGTCACCGTCGCCCAGACGCTGGACAAGCTGAAGGACGCCGGTTTCTACTGGGCCACCCGTTCCGGCGTGACCGTCGCGATCTCGGACGTGGTCGTGCCGGAGGCCAAGCCGGCGCTGCTCGACGCCTACGAGGCCAAGGCCGACCAGGTGGAGAAGCGGTACCAGCGCGGTCTGCTCTCGCACGTCGAGCGCAACAACGAGCTCGTGAAGATCTGGACCGAGGCGACCAACGAGATCGCCCAGGTCATGGAGGACAACTTCCCCGACGACAACCCGATCTCCGTGATCGTGAAGTCCGGTGCCGCGGGCAACATGACCCAGGTCCGCCAGCTGGCGGGCATGAAGGGTCTGGTCAGCAACACCAAGGGTGAGTACATCCCCCGGCCGATCAAGGCGAACTTCCGCGAGGGCTTTTCCGTGCTGGAGTACTTCATCTCCACGCACGGTGCGCGAAAGGGTCTGGCCGACACCGCGCTCCGCACCGCCGACTCGGGTTACCTGACCCGTCGTCTGGTGGACGTCTCCCAGGACGTCATCGTGCGCGAGATCGACTGTGGCACCGAGCGCGGCATCATCATGCCGATCACGGAGCCCACGGCCGACGGTGGCTGGGTCAAGCACCGCCACGTGCAGACCAGCGTGTACGCCCGCAACGCCTCCGAGGACATCTTCGACGGCGAGGGCAACCTGCTGGTGGGCAAGGGCGCCGACCTCGGCGACCCGGCGATCGAGACCCTGGTCAAGGCCGGTGTGGCCAAGGCCAAGGTGCGGTCCGTGCTCACCTGCGAGTCCGCGGTCGGCGTGTGCGCCACCTGCTACGGCCGCTCGATGGCCACCGGCCAGCTGGTGGACGTCGGCGAGGCCGTCGGCATCGTGGCCGCGCAGTCCATCGGTGAGCCCGGCACCCAGCTGACGATGCGTACCTTCCACACCGGTGGTGTGGCGGGCGACGACATCACCGCCGGTCTGCCGCGTGTCCAGGAGCTCTTCGAGGCTCGTGTGCCGAAGGGCAAGGCGCCCATCGCCGACGCCGACGGCCGCGTGCAGATCGAGGAGGGCGACCGCTTCCGGAAGATCACGATCATTCCGGACGACGGTGGCGAGGAGATCGTCTACGACAAGCTGTCCAAGCGGCAGTGGCTCGCGACGATCAGCGTCGACGGCTCCGAGCGCGCGCTGCAGGACGGTGACCGCGTCACCGTCGGCCAGCAGCTGCTCGAGGGCGCGGTCGACCCGCACGAGGTGCTGCGCGTCATGGGTCCCCGTGAGGCTCAGCTCCACCTGGTCCGCGAGGTGCAGAACGTGTACCGCACGCAGAGCGTGTCGATCCACGACAAGCACATCGAGACCATCGTGCGGCAGATGCTCCGCCGCGTGATCATCATCGACTCCGGTTCCACCGAGTTCCTGCCCGGCGCCCCCGTCGAGCGCAGCGACTTCGAGACCCAGAACCGGCAGATGGTCGCCGAGGGCAACGAGCCGGCCTCCGGCCGTCCGGTGCTCATGGGCATCACGAAGGCCTCGCTGGCCACCGAGTCGTGGCTGTCCGCGGCCTCCTTCCAGGAGACCACGCGTGTCCTCACCGACGCCGCCATCAACGGCAAGAGCGACAAGCTGATCGGCCTCAAGGAGAACGTGATCATCGGTAAGCTGATCCCGGCCGGTACCGGCATCAGCAAGTACCGCAACATCCAGGTGCAGCCGACCGAGGAGGCACGGGCCGCGGCCTACGCGATCCCGTCCTACGACGACGGCTACTACACCCCGGACGTCTTCGGCGCCGGCACGGGTGCGGCGGTGCCGCTCGACGACTACGACTTCGGCCGCGACTACCGCTGACGAAGCCGGAACAACGGGGAAGGCCCCGCCACCATCACGGTGGCGGGGCCTTCCCCGTTTCGCGGTACTGGGCCGTTTCGGGGTGCTGGGAGCTCGCTCAGGTGCTGATGGGGAAGTTCTCGAACCACTTGGTGCCCTGGTAGGGCTCTGGCCCGAACTCGGTGGCGGCGCCGTCGGCGAGCATGGCGATCTCCTTGCCCAGCTCCAGGTCTCGCATGTACGGCACCGGGATGTTCGTGGTGAAGTTGTAGACCAGGTTCTGGATGCTCACCGCGAGTGCGCCGACCGTGCTGCTGTTGCCGGAGTGCCCGATCGCCGTGGCCAGCACCAGGTCGAAGCGGGGCGCGACGAAAGCCGCCTGCACCGCCATCGCCAGCGCCTCGTGCGCCTGCCAGCCGCCGCCGAACCGTTCCAGGTAGGCGGCGTCGACCTCGAGCTCGCGGTCCTCGGCACCAGGTTCGATCACCCTGGTCAGCGCCTCGGTGACCGGCTCGTGGCCAGGGCGGTTCTGGAGCTCGTCGAGTGCGGCGTACACGGCGCGGCGCGGGTTGTTCAGCCCGGACAGGAACGTGTGCACCATGGCCGCGTAGGCGCCCGCGGTCAGTTGGGCGACGGGATGCCCGTGTGTCAGCGCGGCGATGGCCATGGCCAGGTCGAACACCTCGGCGCGGTCGGCGCTCCACAGCGCGGCGGCCGCCGCCCGGGCCACTGCCGCACTGGACCGGGACTCGTTCACCCGCTCCGTCGGGGTACCGGTACGGCCGGAGCGCAGAACCTCGAGCGTGTCGTGGTCAGGCCACCGCTTCACCGCCAGGCCGGGCAGCGACGGCAGCCAGCCGTCCGCCGGGCCGCCGAGCCGGGGCTCCTGGGTCTGCAGCCAGCGGAACAGCCCACGCCGAACCTCCGCCACCGGGTCCGCGCTGCCGGTCCTCCTGCGCCGGATCTGCGCGCGGATGACCCCGTCGAGCACGAACAGGGACAGCTGCGTCTCCCCGGTGATGAGCCCCCGGCCGCCGAAGACCTCCGGGTAGCCCTCCGGCCAGGCCTCCCCGTAAGTGGCGGCGAACTCCTGCCGGGTCGTGGTCTGCACTCCGGCGCCGACCGCACCGCCGATGGCCTGGCCGACGTAGCAGCCGATGAACCGCTCCCGGGCCCGGTGGTAGCCCCTTTCGTCCAGCGGGATGCCCTTCGCCTCGGACTTGGCGGGCGCGCTCACTGCCGGACCTCACCGGGCGGAAGCTCGACCACCAGACCACGGGCGAGGTACTCGGAAAGCGGCTCGGGCAGCAGGTACACCCGCGCCCCACCGGGCTGTGCCTCGCTGGGGCGGGTGCGGGCACCGATGATCTTCCAGTCGCCGACCATGCGGAACCGCCCGTACGGGGCCCTGGCGAACTCGGGCGGAAGCGTGCTGCGGGCGAAGCCGGTGCCCAGGTCGAACAGGGTGTTGCCCTCCGGGCCGCCGAACCGCTCGACGAGGTGGCCCTCCGGCACGATCACCGCGTCGATCTGGTCGTAGTTCTCCAGCCCGGGGTCACCGCCCATGGCCTGGATCGGGGACTCCTCCGGCAGGAGGGGCTCGTCGTCGGCCCGCTGCAGGTTCGGGTAGTTCAGGTAGAGCTGGCCGATCAGGTAGGTCGCCGCCTGGCCGGCCTCGTCGAAGCGGGCCTCCAGTTCCCTGCGCTGCTCACCTGCCCACCACCAGAAGACGCTGTAGCGCTCGTCGTCCTCGCGGATCAGGCACCAGGCCTGGTCGGCGTAGTCACCGAGGCTGATGTAGCGACGGCTGACGCTGAACCGGATGGCCATGTCCTTGACCGCGAACACCGCGCGTTCCCAGTCGTCCGAGGCGCCCGGGTGGGTCTCCGGCATGCCCATGACGAGCGAGGTGGCCCGCTGCGTCACCCGCCTGGGCAGGGTCCTCACCGGCAGGTAGCCGCTGCCGCGGATGTGGTCGAGCAGGTCCAGGGGCGGCGCGACGTCGTGGGCACGGAGGTAGTAGGCCTGAGCCGCGCTCCACACCCACTCACCGTCGGTGTGGTAGGCCATCGGCACCTGCTCCTCCTGCTCGGGGTGCAGCAGGTCGGGTGCGTAGCCGCGGGAGGCCAGCACCACCGGCGCGGACTCCAGGTAGGCGAGCACCGCCGCCTTCTCCGTGTTGCTCAGCCGGGCTCGGTAGGCCACCGGCGGCTGGCCCTCGGTGTAGGTGTCGAACAGCCGGGTCATCCGCAGCTCGGGCTGCTTGGCCAGCTGGTACGCCTTGCCCTGCTCGATCGCGTTGGCCGTCCGGACGCGCGCCTGGTGGGCAGCGTCCTGGAAGTCCGCCAACGCGAGGCGGAGCAGCCAGTCCGGCGTGGCCTGGAACGCTCTCGGCAGCACGGCCAGCTCGGCCTGTGCGGTGGACCGGGCGTCGAAGCCGAACATCCAGTCCGGCTCGCCCTGGTAGTCGAACTCCAGCGAGGGTGCCTCGCCCGGAACCAGCCGGTAGTCCGCGGTGAACCACGCGCCCTCGCCCGGCCGGTAGGTGACCAGGCGCAGGCGGTGGAACCACTGGCTCACCTGCGGTGGGGCCGCCCAGTAGTACTCCTGCCCGTCGGCGAGGGTGACGACGGTGGTCAGTTCCAGCCGGCCACCCAGTGCCCTGGCCACGATCGCGATGCCCTGCCAGCCCTCCGGCGCCAGCGCGCCGAGGTGCTCGGTCAGGCCCGCGACCACCGGGGAGGGGTCGGCCTCCTCATGCTGGGCACTGTCCAGGTCGCCGAAGGCGGGGAAGTCCTCGCGCGAGCCTGCTGAGCGCACGCGGGTGTCCCGCACCTGGACGACCTTCTCCAGCTCGGACAGCTGCTTCTCACCGCCGAAGGTGAGCCGGTCGTAGGCGGTCAGGCCTCGCTCGGCGACCTGTTCCTCGGTGAGGCCGCCCTGGCCTGGCCACTTGACCAGCACCACCCCGGGCTTGACGCCGCGGGAGGCGTAGGACACCTCGTAGGGCTCGTCGTTGATGAAGCCGTAGGTCTCCAGGTCGAAGTGGGACTCGACCTCGCTGGTCTCCGCAGGCCGCACGAAGGCGGAGCCGGCCTGCTCGAAGTCGCCGTCCGGGACGACCCCGGGGAGGGAGAGCAGCAAGGACGGCTTGCCCGGCTGGACGCGGTACTCGAAGAGCTGGTCCTGCCAGTATGCCCACTTGCCGTTGTGCGGGTCCGCATTGATGATCATGTGCTCTGTTCTCCCCTGGAACGGGCTCGCCCCGCGGTCTGCTCGCCTGCGGCGAAGTCGATCAGGTCCTGCAACGGGATGGTCGCCGAGAGTGCGCCGGGCACGCCCGCGTTGAGGCGGAGCCGGATCCCGCCGAAGCCGATCAGCTGCTCCCCGGTCACCACCTGGCACCGGACCCACTGCTCCGGGATCCGTGTCACCGAGGTGCACGCGTCGAGCACGTGGCCACCGGGCTCCTCGGCGAGGAACAGTTCACCGGGGTGGTCCGGGTACTCAGCGGTGGCCAGCTCCCAGTCGAGCAGGGTGCGCAGCGCGTTCTCCCGGGGCCCGTAGCCGCTCAACGCGAGCTCCAGGTCCCGTTCGAGCTGGTTCGTCGGCCTCGGCCAGCCCAGGGCCTGGGGCCCGGGCCGGTACGCGGCGTTGGGCACCCACTCGCCGAACTGGCCGTGCTCGTCGACGCGGTAGCCGCCCCGAACACCCCACGGCGGTACCACGCCGTTCGGGTCGAACTCCGCGTCGATCGAGTACAGCCAGCTGTTCGGCTGGTGCCTGGCGACCGCACGCATCTCCTCGGTGATCTCCGGGGGACCACCCGGTACCGGGCGGTGCTCCTGGGACAGCTCGTCCTGCTCGGCCACCGTACCCACCAGCGTCGGATCCGCTGGGCCGAACACCGCCAACGTGGCTGTCGTCTCGGCGCCCGGGCGGTGCACCTCGGTGCCCCCGGACCAGTTCCTGGACTGGCCCAGGCACACCACATCCCGGCGGGCACCGTTGACGGCCAGGAACCACTCGAGCGGTTCCAGCTCCCGGCGGACGCGCAACAAGGCCTCGAAGACGTCGTGTGCCCTCGCCTCCCGCAGGCCCCACGGCCCGTGCACGCGCACCAGCGCCTCCTCCTCGTGACCGAGGTGGTACTCCACGAGGGCTGAGGCGGTCTCGGCACCGCGGAAGGCGGTGATCTCGATGCTGTGCGCGTTCACGGCGCCACCACCGATCGCCTGGTCCCATCCAGGTGGCCCAGCAGCCAGGGCAGGAACGCCTCGTGGTCGGCGCGGCCACTCAGCTCGACCTCGGTGCCCTCCGGTGCCTGGCGCATCCGGCCGATCCCGTCGAGCACCACGCGGTCGGTGGCGAACGGTACAAAAGGCAGGCGCAGCGCGGCGGAGAGCGTGAGCGCGTCGTGCTGCACGGTGCCCGGGTGGAAGCGGGTGAACCACTGCGCCAGGTGGGCGGCGAGCAGCCCGGCCCACGGGGGAGCGGCAGGGGCGGCCAGCCGCTGGTGCACCGGGGAGGCGACCCGGATCTCCAGCTCCGGCCGGAACGTGGTGTCGGAGAGCACGAAGCGGGGTCGCACCGCACGGGCGAGCACCACGCGGGCGGCCGCCGGGTCGACGCGGACGTTGTGCTCGGCCCGGTCCGGGTCGCGGTAGTGCAGGGCACCACCCATCTGCGTCAACACGATCCGGTCGGTGAGCTCGGGGCGCTCGGTGAGCACGTCGGCGAGGTTGGACATGGGACCGAGCCCGGCCCAGCGCACCGGGCCGGTGCACACGCTGGAGACCGCGGCCAGCACGTCCGTCGGCTGCGCTGGCACCTCGGCGGGTACCAGTGCGCGGATGCAGTCCAGCCGGGTGTTGCCGAGGTCCCGCCCGGCCACGACGGGCACGTCCGGCCTGCCGAGAAGATCCAGGAGGTGGCGGACGAACCGCGCGCGACCACCGCCGGGCAGCTCGTCGCCGGTGAGCACGAGCGCCAGCTCCGGGACGGTCGCGGCGGCCACGAGTGCCAGCGCGTCGTCGGGGTCGCCGCCCGCGTCGGTGTCGATGACCAGGGGCAACCCGGGGGCTTCGGTGTGCGGTCCCATGTCACCTCCTCCGGTCGGGGCCGTCTCCGTGCTCAGGACGTGGTGGTGCCGCTGTCGTCGGAGAAGCGGTAGTAGCTCATGTTCGCCTGTCGCAGCAGCGCACGCATGAACACCGCGCCCTCAGCCGGCCGGACCATGCGGCGTTCCGCGTGGAAGTCCACGCCGTCCTCGTAGAAGTGGCGGGCGATGCCGCCGCGCTGCTCGTCCAGCACGCTCAGCGTGACGGTGCCGTCGGACCCCAGCTGGTACTCGGCGATCCGCACCCAGCCGCCCGGCACCCGCATCGCCAGCCCGACCCTGCTCGGCGTTCCGTCCGTGCTCACTGCCTCGACCCCCTCACCGTCAGCAGACCCGCGGTCTTCAACCTGCCCGCCCACTCCTCGCCGGTGATCCGGCCGTGTGCCTGGATCTCGACGAGCCTGCCCACCGCCCCCTCGACACCGGCCTCGCTGAGGCCCATCCGGTACAGCGTCGCGCGCAGCTGCTCCGGTTCGACCGCGCGGACCTGGGCCATCACCTCGTCGCTGAGGGCTCGGCCGAACAGGTCCGAGGTGAAGTCGGACCGGATGCCGTACTCGGGGTCCGGGGACTCGGGGAAGGCGTAGCCGTGGTCGATGGCCACCAGACCGCCGTCCGGGGCGGTCATGTAGTTGCCCCGGTGCCGGTCGGTGTTGCCCACGACGTAGTCGAGCACCGCCATCCGCTCCTGTTGGACCAGCGGGTACTGGTCCGAGGGCAGGCCGTACCCCGCCTCGACGAAGTTCTGCATCGAGCCGGGGCCGTGCGGGCCGTCGACCATGGTCGTGGTCGGGACCAGACCGAAGCCGAGCAGCTCGTCCACCCGGGAACTGGCGACCTCGCGCTCGGCCAGCTCAGTGGCCGGTACGCCGATGCGCAGGTCCTCGGTGCCCTCGGACGGCTTGTAGATCGCCGAGCTGCCGTCGTCGAAGGTGATCGCGTACGCGGGGTTGGCGTGGTCGTTGCCGCCGAAGGGCTCGATGTCCACCGGTACCCGGCTGCGCAGCTCCCGCTCGGCCGGGCTCAGGCCCTCCTCGGCGGGATCCATGTGCAGCTCGACGGGTGTGCCAGGGGTGTCCGCGCCGTCCCGGCCCGCCGCGAAGTCCAGTGTTCGAGCGTCGTCCTGGGGCGAGTCCGGAACGGCGTCTGCGGGCTGGTCCGCGCCCAGGTCGAGGGTGGCCTGGTCGACGGGTTCGGTCCAAGCAGACTCGCTGCCTCCGCTGCGGTGCCCCGAGCCGGAGGAGGACGGTCCCGGTGCTGAGCCGCTGTCGTCCCCATCGGCCTGGTTCGCCGCCGCCGCGGCCTTCTGCGCGGCCTCGTGCTCCGCCTTGCGCCGGTCCTGCGCGTCCGCGTAGGCCTGGCCCTCGTCGGTGATCCGCCAACCGCCCGTGGGGTAGGGCCTGCCATCGCCGTCGAGGCCGTTGTCCAGGTCCGGGTCGTAGGCACCGAGCAGCGTGGTGTTGCCGTCCCGGTCCGTCAGCCAGATCTCCGCCTGGTCGAAGCTGTGCGGCCGCAGCTCGAACTCGGGCACCGGGTTGTGCTCGCTGGCGGTGAAGCCGTGCCCGGCGAAGGGGGCCGGGTTGCTGCGCGGGTTCGCCGGGTTCTCGTTGCCGCCCATGGGGAACGGCTGTGCCTTGTCGTGGTTGCCGTAGGCGATCGGGATGGCCCCGTCGACGTCGGTTGCCCCGTTGACCCGGTCGAGGTCGAAGGGGAACCGCAGCGTGGCGATCGCCCCGTCGGTGAACTCGTACGGTGGCCTGCCGTTGCGGCCGATGTAGTTGTTGTCGGTGTAGTCCAACCGCAGGCCCTCGATCACCTCGGCCGGGGTGCGCAGGTGCGCGACGTCGGCGTACCGGGCGGTGAAGCCGCTGGTCTGGTCGTGCCTGCCGAACTGGCCGTTCTCGAACCTCGGTCCGGGCACCCACGAGTTGGTCAGCAGGTTCGTGGCGGCCTCCGCGGTGAGCGCGCGCTGGAGCAGCTCGCCCTGCGCCACCTGGATCCTCTCGCGGATCTCCATCATCGCCGTGGTGTCCGGCGAGCCCGCGACGAAGTCCTCGATGGGCGTGTTGCGCAGCCGGTCGAACTCGGCGCGGTCGACGCCGACCTCGGCCAGGATCTGGTCGAGCCGGGACGGGAAGCCGGTGGAGGCGTCGAGCTGGTTCTCCGCGAAGCGGGTCTCGTAGGTCGTCCCGTCCGTGAAGGTGAACTGCTCGCCGGGGACCGCGGGTCCGTCCTCCGCGCCGCGGCTGAAGGCCAGCGGTGCGTCCTGCGGGATGGTGTGTCCCCAGTGCGAGCCCTCGCGCGTGTTGGGCAGGTGGTCCCACTGCGGAGGATTGGTCGGTGAGTACGGACCGTGCACGCGTTCCACACCGTCCGGTCCGACTGTGCGGAACTCACCGTTGGGCGGCCAGCCCGGACGCCGGCGGTCCCGGAAGCCCGGGTCGAACTCGGAGGAGCTGGAGAACACGTTGCCGTGGGTGTCGACCCACACGTCCGCGCGGCTGAAGGTCACCGGCTGACCGAGCGCCTGGGCCAGCTGGCGGGCGAACGTCGGTGAGGTCTGGCAGGCCAGCAGCTGGATCGGCCTCGGGTTGGCGGCCCAGTCCGGGTTGGCCCTGATCACGTCGGCCAGGGTGTGCGGGTCGACCGGACCGGCGCGGTCGCCGCCGAAGAGCACGCCGTTGGGCGTGCCGTGCAGGTCCACGGTGAAGCTGTGCGGGTGCGGGCGCACCATGGCCGCCGAAGCGCGGTGCGCCCCCGCGGTGTCCGGGAAGACCGACATGCCCGAGGGGGTCCGGTACATCCGGTCGAGGTCGCCGTCCCGC
Proteins encoded in this region:
- a CDS encoding type VII secretion system-associated protein; its protein translation is MNAHSIEITAFRGAETASALVEYHLGHEEEALVRVHGPWGLREARAHDVFEALLRVRRELEPLEWFLAVNGARRDVVCLGQSRNWSGGTEVHRPGAETTATLAVFGPADPTLVGTVAEQDELSQEHRPVPGGPPEITEEMRAVARHQPNSWLYSIDAEFDPNGVVPPWGVRGGYRVDEHGQFGEWVPNAAYRPGPQALGWPRPTNQLERDLELALSGYGPRENALRTLLDWELATAEYPDHPGELFLAEEPGGHVLDACTSVTRIPEQWVRCQVVTGEQLIGFGGIRLRLNAGVPGALSATIPLQDLIDFAAGEQTAGRARSRGEQST
- a CDS encoding TNT domain-containing protein, with protein sequence MIINADPHNGKWAYWQDQLFEYRVQPGKPSLLLSLPGVVPDGDFEQAGSAFVRPAETSEVESHFDLETYGFINDEPYEVSYASRGVKPGVVLVKWPGQGGLTEEQVAERGLTAYDRLTFGGEKQLSELEKVVQVRDTRVRSAGSREDFPAFGDLDSAQHEEADPSPVVAGLTEHLGALAPEGWQGIAIVARALGGRLELTTVVTLADGQEYYWAAPPQVSQWFHRLRLVTYRPGEGAWFTADYRLVPGEAPSLEFDYQGEPDWMFGFDARSTAQAELAVLPRAFQATPDWLLRLALADFQDAAHQARVRTANAIEQGKAYQLAKQPELRMTRLFDTYTEGQPPVAYRARLSNTEKAAVLAYLESAPVVLASRGYAPDLLHPEQEEQVPMAYHTDGEWVWSAAQAYYLRAHDVAPPLDLLDHIRGSGYLPVRTLPRRVTQRATSLVMGMPETHPGASDDWERAVFAVKDMAIRFSVSRRYISLGDYADQAWCLIREDDERYSVFWWWAGEQRRELEARFDEAGQAATYLIGQLYLNYPNLQRADDEPLLPEESPIQAMGGDPGLENYDQIDAVIVPEGHLVERFGGPEGNTLFDLGTGFARSTLPPEFARAPYGRFRMVGDWKIIGARTRPSEAQPGGARVYLLPEPLSEYLARGLVVELPPGEVRQ
- a CDS encoding DNA-directed RNA polymerase subunit beta', which translates into the protein MLDVNFFDELRIGLATADDIRQWSFGEVKKPETINYRTLKPEKDGLFCEKIFGPTRDWECYCGKYKRVRFKGIICERCGVEVTRAKVRRERMGHIELAAAVTHIWYFKGVPSRLGYLLDLAPKDLEKIIYFAAYVITAVNKEMRHNDQATLENEIQVERKRLEDKRDADLEARAQKLESDLAELEAEGAKSDVRRKVKEGGEREMRQLRDRAGREIDRLDEIWDTFVKLDVQQLIADELLYRELIDRYGEYFTGGMGAEAIQQLLGTFDVDAEADKLRETIKNGKGQKKLRALKRLKVVAAFQATRNNPQGMVLDCVPVIPPDLRPMVQLDGGRFATSDLNDLYRRVINRNNRLKRLIDLGAPEIIVNNEKRMLQEAVDALFDNGRRGRPVTGPGNRPLKSLSDLLKGKQGRFRQNLLGKRVDYSGRSVIVVGPQLKLHQCGLPKQMALELFKPFVMKRLVDLNHAQNIKSAKRMVERQRPQVWDVLEEVITEHPVLLNRAPTLHRLGIQAFEPQLVEGKAIQLHPLVCEAFNADFDGDQMAVHLPLSAEAQAEARILMLSSNNILSPASGRPLAMPRLDMVTGLFHLTKLREGANGEGGAYSSPAEAIMAYDLGALHLQAKVKIRLTDRLPARGMEPEGWEPGQSWLAETTLGRVLFNDLLPADYPFINRQLPKKSQAEIINDLAERYPMVTVAQTLDKLKDAGFYWATRSGVTVAISDVVVPEAKPALLDAYEAKADQVEKRYQRGLLSHVERNNELVKIWTEATNEIAQVMEDNFPDDNPISVIVKSGAAGNMTQVRQLAGMKGLVSNTKGEYIPRPIKANFREGFSVLEYFISTHGARKGLADTALRTADSGYLTRRLVDVSQDVIVREIDCGTERGIIMPITEPTADGGWVKHRHVQTSVYARNASEDIFDGEGNLLVGKGADLGDPAIETLVKAGVAKAKVRSVLTCESAVGVCATCYGRSMATGQLVDVGEAVGIVAAQSIGEPGTQLTMRTFHTGGVAGDDITAGLPRVQELFEARVPKGKAPIADADGRVQIEEGDRFRKITIIPDDGGEEIVYDKLSKRQWLATISVDGSERALQDGDRVTVGQQLLEGAVDPHEVLRVMGPREAQLHLVREVQNVYRTQSVSIHDKHIETIVRQMLRRVIIIDSGSTEFLPGAPVERSDFETQNRQMVAEGNEPASGRPVLMGITKASLATESWLSAASFQETTRVLTDAAINGKSDKLIGLKENVIIGKLIPAGTGISKYRNIQVQPTEEARAAAYAIPSYDDGYYTPDVFGAGTGAAVPLDDYDFGRDYR
- a CDS encoding nucleoside hydrolase, with translation MGPHTEAPGLPLVIDTDAGGDPDDALALVAAATVPELALVLTGDELPGGGRARFVRHLLDLLGRPDVPVVAGRDLGNTRLDCIRALVPAEVPAQPTDVLAAVSSVCTGPVRWAGLGPMSNLADVLTERPELTDRIVLTQMGGALHYRDPDRAEHNVRVDPAAARVVLARAVRPRFVLSDTTFRPELEIRVASPVHQRLAAPAAPPWAGLLAAHLAQWFTRFHPGTVQHDALTLSAALRLPFVPFATDRVVLDGIGRMRQAPEGTEVELSGRADHEAFLPWLLGHLDGTRRSVVAP
- a CDS encoding ADP-ribosylglycohydrolase family protein, coding for MSAPAKSEAKGIPLDERGYHRARERFIGCYVGQAIGGAVGAGVQTTTRQEFAATYGEAWPEGYPEVFGGRGLITGETQLSLFVLDGVIRAQIRRRRTGSADPVAEVRRGLFRWLQTQEPRLGGPADGWLPSLPGLAVKRWPDHDTLEVLRSGRTGTPTERVNESRSSAAVARAAAAALWSADRAEVFDLAMAIAALTHGHPVAQLTAGAYAAMVHTFLSGLNNPRRAVYAALDELQNRPGHEPVTEALTRVIEPGAEDRELEVDAAYLERFGGGWQAHEALAMAVQAAFVAPRFDLVLATAIGHSGNSSTVGALAVSIQNLVYNFTTNIPVPYMRDLELGKEIAMLADGAATEFGPEPYQGTKWFENFPIST